TGTCAATCCGAATATTATTGCGCAATGGCAGAAGAAACTTAATGAATATGGTATTCTTGGCTTAAAGCCAAAACCGAAAGGTCGTGTACCTAAAACGATGAAAAAGAAGAATACCGAAACCAATAACCAACCGTTAAATGAAACTGAAAGAGAAGAGTTGGAGAGATTACGTCATGAAAATAAATTGCTTGAAATCCAAATTGAACTTGAAAAAAAGTTACAATCCTTAGCTCGCAAAAATCAAACAAGGAAATAGTTTCAGCTATTATTGAGTTGAGGAAAGAAAAGGATTATCAGCTGAATCACGTTTTAGAAGTCGCTAATATCGCTAAAAGTGTCTATCATTATTGGAAGTATAATTTAGGTATGAAAGAAGAGAAAGATGCTCCGTTGATTAAATTGATTAAACAAATCATTGAAAAGCATAATAACCGAGTAGGTTATCGCAGAATTACCCTGGAACTTAAGGAAATGGGTCATAAAATTAATCATAAAAAGGTCTTGAGACTAACAAAGGAAAATAATCTTTTATGTACAAAGTTCAGTCATAAAAGCAGAAGCTACAAGTCTTATAAAGGCAATACTGGAGAAATCACTAAAAATATACTGAATCGCAGATTCATGTCTGATAGACCTTACCAAAAATTATTAACAGATATTACTCAATTCAATATCATGAACACTAATACTAAACTCTATTTATCACCTGTTTTAGATGTGTTTTCAAAAGAAATTATTGCTTATTCTATTAGCAAAAATCCAACTTTGGATTTAGCGATGTCATCTTTAGACGAAGCTATTTTAAATATTCCGCAATTAAATTATCGAACTACAGTTCATTCTGATCAGGGTTGGCATTATCAGCATAAACTTTGGGTGGAAACCCTTAAAAATCATCGTATTTTTCAAAGCATGTCTCGAAAAGGCAATTGTTATGATAATTCTCCCATGGAGAATTTCTTCGGATTATTAAAGCAAGAGATGTTTTATGGAGAAGAATTTAGCTCTTATGAAGAGTTGGAATTAGAAATACACAAATATATTGAATACTATAATAATGTAAGAAGAAAAATAAATTTAAAAGGCAAGACTCCTGTTGAATACAGAAATCTTGCCTTAAAAGAAATAGTCTAACCAAAAGTTCAACTTTTGGGGTTCACTACAAAATAGTGTCTCCGCTCTTTTTTTTCGGGATAACAACATGATTTTAATTAAGATTATAGTAACCTCCAACCTTTCTCAATTGTAATACAACTGTAAAAAATAGCTTAAAATTAAGTATTATCCCAGATAAATCCCCAAAATTCTCTCTACACGAAAACTTTTTAAAAATTTTTTCAGCAAATTATCTATTAAAAATGCATTGAGCAATTATGAACTTAATATTAACGCAGTATTAAAGCGTTGATACTACAAGGGTTCCAGACGTTATATTAACTTTGTAAAGATTGTAAATTTAAGAAGGTGTTTCATTCACGATTAATTTACAATTCCTCTATTTTGAATTAACAATACGCATGTAATATATGAGTTGAAAGTAATTACATACAGCTTGAGCAAACAAAAATTCACAACGCTCAAATGTTTATTTTTAGGAGGATTTCTTACAATGAAAAAGTGGCAAGTATTAGGAACTACAGTAATTGGTGCTTCATTATTATTAGGTGCATGTGGCAACGGCGGTAACGGCGGCGGAGACAGCAAGGAAAGTGACGCTAAAGGAGAAGTAAAAGGTGACGGTTCTTCAACTGTAGGACCAATTGTCGAAGTTTTAAATGAGAAATTTAATAAAAAATATCCAAACATTACTGTATCATCTGCAACATCAGGTACTGGCGGCGGATTTGAAAAATTCATTGCTGGTGAAACGGACTTCTCAAATGCTTCACGTCCTATCAAACCTGAAGAGAAAAAGAAATTGGATGATAAAAATGTTAAATTCAGCGACTTCAAGATCGCTCAAGACGGTGTAACAATCGCAGTTAACAAAGACAACGATTTCGTTAAAGAATTAACAATCGATGATTTGAAAAAAATCTACTCTGGACAAGCTAAAACTTGGAAAGATGTAAACCCTAAATACCCAGCTAAAGAAATTAAAGCATTCTCACCTGACCAATCACATGGTACTTACGACTTCTTTAGTGAAGAAGTAATGGACAAAGGCGATATCAAAGCTGAGAAAAACGCTGATACAAACGTAATCGTTCAATCAGTTAAAAACAATAAAGAAGGTATTGGTTACTTCGGTTATAACTTCTATGAACAAAATAAAGATAAATTGAAAGAAGTTAAAATCAAAGGTAAGGACGGTAAAGCAATTGAACCAACTAAGAAAACAATCCAAGATTCTTCATACGCTTTAAGTCGTCCATTATATATCTACACTAACGATAAGAAATTGAAAGACAACAAAGCATTTGGCACATTCATGAAGTTCGTACTTGAAGATAAAGGTAAATCAGCTGAAAAAGCTGGATACGTTGCACTTCCTAAAAAAGACTATGATGACCAACTTAAAAAGTTAAAAGACTTAACTAAATAATCACAGCATCACTCAAGTTGAACATCGATTTGCACTAGAGGTTAAACCCTCTCACATAATGTACTTGTCCACCCGAGCTGTGTCTCGGGTGTACTTATTTCATTGAAATCACACACAATTTATTCAATAAATAAACTTATTAATTTTTCCAAGGGAAGGAAGAAGGGAATTATGAAATCTCAAGGCTCTGTCAGAGAGATGATCGCAAACAACCAAAAGAAAAAGAAAGGGTTAAGCGATAAAATTGTACCGATTATTCTAGCAATTATCGCAATCATTTCTATCTTAACAACGATTGGTATTTTGGTCACACTCTTAACTGAAACAATTACATTTTTCACTCGTGTTTCACTCACTGAATTCTTATTCACTAAAGATTGGAATCCGTTCTCATCAACACCTAAATATGGGATTTGGGCATTGATTCTAGGTACTTTGAAAGTAACATTTATTGCTACAATTTTTGCAGTACCTGTTGGTTTAGGTGCAGCTATCTATTTAAGCGAATATGCATCAACACGTATGCGCAAGATTATTAAACCTATTTTAGAAATCTTAGCCGGTATTCCGACAATTGTTTTTGGTTTCTTCGCATTAACTTTCGTAACACCGATGTTGCGCCACGTTTTCCCAGACTTAGGAAGCTTTAACTCTATCAGTCCTGGTTTGGTAGTTGGGGTTATGATTATTCCATTAATCACAAGTTTAAGTGAAGACGCAATGGCTTCTGTGCCTAATAAAATCCGTGAAGGTGCACTAGGCTTAGGCGCAACAAAATTCGAAGTATCCTTAAAAGTGGTATTACCAGCAGCAGTTTCTGGTATTGTCGCATCAATTGTCTTAGCAATCTCAAGAGCAATCGGTGAAACAATGATTGTATCATTAGCAGCAGGTAGTACTCCGGACCCATCATTCAGCTTAACTGGTTCTATCCAAACTATGACAGGTTATATCGTACAAGTAGCAACTGGTGATGCGACATTCGGATCTGATATTTATTACAGTATTTATGCAGTAGGGTTCACACTCTTCCTCTTTACACTTGTAATGAATTTAATTTCTCAATGGATTTCAAAACGCTTCAGAGAGGAGTATTAAGATGGCAACTACAGCAACTACTCATCCAAATGAAAACAAAGCTCTTGTGGATCAAAATAAAGTTGAAAAAAATATTTCTAGTCGAATTACTAAAAATAAAGTGCTTAAATGGGTATTCTTCGCTTGTACTATGATAGGCCTACTTGTTTTAGCAGCTTTATTAATCAATACCTTAATCAAAGGGGTTCCATATTTAAAACCTTCGTTCTTTACTAACTTCTCATCTTCAATGCCGCAAATGGCAGGTATTAAAGGTGCATTAGTCGGAACACTATGGTTGATGATAACAATTATACCGATTTCAATTATCTTAGGTATCGGAACAGCTATCTACTTGGAAGAGTATGCAAAAGCTAATGCATTTACAAACTTTATTAAAATCAGTATTTCAAACTTAGCTGGTGTGCCTTCAGTAGTATTCGGTTTATTAGGACTTACAATTTTCGTTCGCGGTATGGGCATTGGTGCCTTATCACTTGGACAATCAATTTTAGCAGCAGCTTTAACAATGTCATTACTGATTTTACCGGTTATTATCGTTTCAAGCCAAGAAGCCATTCGTGCTGTACCTAAATCAGTGCGTGAAGCTTCATACGGATTGGGCGGCAACAAATGGCAGACGATTTATAAAATAGTATTGCCAGCA
Above is a genomic segment from Staphylococcus piscifermentans containing:
- a CDS encoding IS3 family transposase; its protein translation is MRKEKDYQLNHVLEVANIAKSVYHYWKYNLGMKEEKDAPLIKLIKQIIEKHNNRVGYRRITLELKEMGHKINHKKVLRLTKENNLLCTKFSHKSRSYKSYKGNTGEITKNILNRRFMSDRPYQKLLTDITQFNIMNTNTKLYLSPVLDVFSKEIIAYSISKNPTLDLAMSSLDEAILNIPQLNYRTTVHSDQGWHYQHKLWVETLKNHRIFQSMSRKGNCYDNSPMENFFGLLKQEMFYGEEFSSYEELELEIHKYIEYYNNVRRKINLKGKTPVEYRNLALKEIV
- a CDS encoding PstS family phosphate ABC transporter substrate-binding protein; the encoded protein is MKKWQVLGTTVIGASLLLGACGNGGNGGGDSKESDAKGEVKGDGSSTVGPIVEVLNEKFNKKYPNITVSSATSGTGGGFEKFIAGETDFSNASRPIKPEEKKKLDDKNVKFSDFKIAQDGVTIAVNKDNDFVKELTIDDLKKIYSGQAKTWKDVNPKYPAKEIKAFSPDQSHGTYDFFSEEVMDKGDIKAEKNADTNVIVQSVKNNKEGIGYFGYNFYEQNKDKLKEVKIKGKDGKAIEPTKKTIQDSSYALSRPLYIYTNDKKLKDNKAFGTFMKFVLEDKGKSAEKAGYVALPKKDYDDQLKKLKDLTK
- the pstC gene encoding phosphate ABC transporter permease subunit PstC, producing MKSQGSVREMIANNQKKKKGLSDKIVPIILAIIAIISILTTIGILVTLLTETITFFTRVSLTEFLFTKDWNPFSSTPKYGIWALILGTLKVTFIATIFAVPVGLGAAIYLSEYASTRMRKIIKPILEILAGIPTIVFGFFALTFVTPMLRHVFPDLGSFNSISPGLVVGVMIIPLITSLSEDAMASVPNKIREGALGLGATKFEVSLKVVLPAAVSGIVASIVLAISRAIGETMIVSLAAGSTPDPSFSLTGSIQTMTGYIVQVATGDATFGSDIYYSIYAVGFTLFLFTLVMNLISQWISKRFREEY
- the pstA gene encoding phosphate ABC transporter permease PstA, whose protein sequence is MATTATTHPNENKALVDQNKVEKNISSRITKNKVLKWVFFACTMIGLLVLAALLINTLIKGVPYLKPSFFTNFSSSMPQMAGIKGALVGTLWLMITIIPISIILGIGTAIYLEEYAKANAFTNFIKISISNLAGVPSVVFGLLGLTIFVRGMGIGALSLGQSILAAALTMSLLILPVIIVSSQEAIRAVPKSVREASYGLGGNKWQTIYKIVLPAALPGILTGFILALSRALGETAPLILIGIPTILLRLPSSIFDQFQAMPIQIYNWAKMPQEAFQHVASAGIIVLLILLLAMNGLAIFLRNKFSKKY